Sequence from the Gallus gallus isolate bGalGal1 chromosome 12, bGalGal1.mat.broiler.GRCg7b, whole genome shotgun sequence genome:
TCTCAGACCTGTTTAAATGGACATCCTACCCGCAACTCTAAGGGcaagtgtttttaaataaggaaatagTTGAAATTGGAGTTAATGGGGCACTGGGATATTATTCATGATTTAGTTAAATGGAAACTTACTTCAAGTTAATTTTACAGCTTAGACTTTATTGAAAGATCCTTTTTTTGATTTGATTGAAACCTTAAACAAATTGCACTTTAAAGGATTATAGATAATCCACTTTTTAAATTCAAGTACATCCGTGTTCGTTACTATGCAGAGAATGTCTGTACAGTTTCATGTAACCTGTGATATTcagtcatttttattaaaatgttaatggaGTTCCTCCAGCAGCGTGGTGGTGGATGTATTCAGCTAGGATTTTGCCTGCAAGCCAGACTTCTAAGAATCGAGTAGCACTTCTACTAGGAAACACCCTGAAAGGTATTCCTGACCTGTAACCTGAAGTAGGACCTGAGCCCTTGTGTCTGCTTAAGAGAGGTAAGTCTCTGCTCTAGAACGGTTCATTGGAAAGGCACCTTTTCCTGGCTGTAGAGCAAGCGGTGCTGCACTGACTTCTGTAGGCAGACTGTCCCTACCAGGACAGTAACAGAAGCTGCTgaacaacaaagaacaaagcCTCTGTCAGGAAGAGCTCCTTAGCTAAGCCCAGGTATGTGGTTGCAGCAAAGGCTGGTGCAGCTGTCACCCAGCTCTTCAAACTTACCCAACTACTGCTTTTGAATAATTTATTACCTTACCCAGGTCTGaataaagtaacttttttttttttgcctgtaaGAACTACCGTTTGTGCACACCGTTGTTGAGATCCCAGGGcaagtttaaaaaacaagcaaacaaacaaaaaaaagcacaaagccatacataaaaacaaaacatctgagCAAGTTTTTTTTACCACTGTACATGACAGCTGGCATAGAAAATGCACGTGACAGTTAATAAAGAATAAATAGCTATTACTTCCCATCACACACTGAAGAGGATCAGGATCTTTAATCAAGCTCTTGTGCAGCTTTCCTGTATGACCAGAGCACTCTTCAAAGAAAGCACATGAGCCACCTCTTAACCCTGTAATACTACAGGCTTCCAGAGCCATTTTATACAGGTATTTGTTAAGCTGCTGAATTAAAAAGCAAGGCTTCACTCAGCTCTGGTTTTATCATTTGCCTTTAGTAAGCCTTGCAAATGTAGGCTCCTggagagctgtgcagcagcctAGGACTACACTCAGGGTGGCCCTCATTACTCATTGCCATTCTGCACTCAACCACTATCATGGTCAGTTTAGCACAGCTAGTCTGATAATTACAAGACAAGCAGAAACGGAAGACTTCTTCTTCCCTCTGAATTTAGAACACAGGGGGAGATCCtaacccacctgcactgctgaAGTACAAGCTAACTTACAGACAAGCATTTACCACACGGTTACTTAAATGAAGTGGCTTAGAGGGAAACCCCACTAGACCCCATTGCAGCCATATAAATATTCTGGGAGATTGCTGTACTTTACTGTACAAAAGTTAATGTAGTTATACAACGAAATGATGCATACAAGTTGTCCTACACCATTAATACTTTTTAAAGCAGGActttaaaacatatttacaaCTTAGATATTCAAAGTTTTCTTCACTGCAAATATTATATCCTTCACTTGAGGTATGCAGTTATCTTCTAAAATTTTTGCATAAGGCATGGGAACATCTGCACCTGTAACACGCACAGCTGGAGCATCCAAGTAGTTGAAGGCAGgtcctgaaacagaaaatggtgGTCAGGTTATTGCAcaatctgcttttctctcaaTTCAGTTTCTGAATCTTAATATGCTTACAATATCTTTGTTCCTGTAGTACCAGAGACAGCTGTTCCTGCTTGTCTAAACTATAGTGCACAATGATAAACAGAAAGTTACCATCTTGCTTCTCTAACAGTCTGGTTCCTGGGATAAGAATTATACCACAAGACCATGTGGATCGACCATTTGAATATGTCTAGAACAAGACAGCTATTAAGTTCCTCAGATACAGGACTTTAAATTTGTTGTCATCTGGCTTTATCAAGAAGTCATCAGGATCTAGATCAACGTGCAGACTGCAGAAGTCAGTACCTTCCATGATCCTGGCACAGATTTCAGATCCTACTCCGAACTGCGGCCAACCTCCTTCTACAGTCACAAGGTGGTTTGTCTTTGCAACACTGGCTTCCACCGTTTCAATATCCATTGGTCTAATGGTACGCAGATTtataaccttaaaaaaaaaggcaatgagtgagttttgctgtgATACAATCCTGACATTTACTGCTGTTTGGGCACAGTGTCCTTTAGCACTTCGATCTATTCTGACTTTGACAAGAAGACTTAAAGTTAATGGAATTACTTCTTATCCTGACAGATGCTGCAGAATGGCTTTTGGTGGCCCTTGGAAAATGCTTGATGAGTCTCACTATATATGATCATGCTCCTACATACTGTCATTGTTCTGCTCATTGTACAGGTAGATCAATCTGAAAAATCTTTAGTAGTTCTGATTTTGTGATGAAAAGGtcaaatacagaaagaagaaatgcatttacACTGACAGTTAAGGCACTTAGGAAAGCTTGTAGTTTATAAACTGATGTTCTACAGAGCCTGAACAGGGTGACCCTCTGCCTTTTTCCTAGtacagggagagagaaaagcaacagaaacccCACACACCTCACACTCAACACCTTCTTTGGCCAGGATAGAAGCTGCTTCCAAACAGTGCCCAACAGGCCTAGAGTGTGCCACTAATGTAACGTGAGTTCCTGGAACAGAAACAggtgttaaaaaagaaacaaatccagaaaaaaaaacatacacaaaaaagcatttttcttggGCTCCTTTGTAGGTAGCAgtaatattctctttttttttttttttaatttaagttcCTTACACTCATTTGAAATGTTAAGTATTCTATACCCATGAAGAGTGGCAGCAGGACTacatgaagacaaaaaaaatctattaattcAGGGAtctaaataatgtttttaatactttttgGATTATCTTTTTTACGCATTCATGTTATTCAGTGGTAAATTATAAACAGGCTGAAAAATTACAATgatctcttctgcatttttgaCAAAAATTACATACTAAGGTGAGGAGAACTTTTCTGCACATCACCTACACCATCCCTAgattaagaaagaaatcttttagAAAACTACAGTTTTAAAAGAGATACTGAGATCAAAACAATTGAGTACATAACAGGATAAATAATATCTGAGTTTTTAACGTTTTATATATGTTCCTGTGCCCCATGACAGCATTACTCTGAACAGCTAGGAGTCCCCAGGCAGCTTGGTTGGTAAGGATGCATTCGTATACACACACCATGTTCTCAGCTTACCTTCCCTTTCTATTTTGGCTTTTCCAATTGGAACAACAAAGTCCTTTGACTGTGCCTGTTCAGACATCTCAAAGGGAACACCGTACAGCAATTCGTTTTCCAGCATCACAACTAGAACAAAACGTACTTGGATTAATTTGTACTTCTGCAGGAACAGGCTGTGCTTATGATTAACAGTACTGCTGCAGAACATTTGCAAAACCAatacaaaaaattaaaagtcaACTTCACTACAAATTTTAAATACTGTCTCAAATTCATCTTAAACATGGCCAGGTATATGACAGCAATATAATTTTACACAAGATTTAAAGCCCTTCAtatgatttttcctttaaaaaaataaaaaaaaccaaccaaatcaaaacaaagagaGCCAGGCAGAAAACAGGAGTTGAGAAGCCCGTGCTGACTTACAAAGCCTCTGTAAAATTTGAGTCTGTGTACTCATCTCTAAAAGTAGATCATGGGAAAACTGGGAAGGTCACGGCTAAGAAATGTTTCTGTAGAACTGCTAGCTTCAGAAAGGTCTTACGTTTTGCATGTGTGCTtgtgagaaagaaagatgaaggcTGCCCTGCTTTTGGTTAATGAGATTCTGATTTTATCACCTAAGCTTTATCATCTCTAAAAAAATGAGTTACGTTGTACTGTATCTGCGGGAACTTCTCCTGACTCATCTTCGTCCTTTATAATGCCTTTACAATGGGTTCATAAATGCATCTTTTAAAGCTTCTAGATGGGTACCTGGAAGCAGGTTAGAACAGCACAAAAATAGTCTGCTGCTAGCAAGCCAAGTGACCATAATGGGGAATGCAGTTAAGGTGTACTGATGCTGATGCTTAAGTGTTGaataatctttttatttcttacatgaGGTggggcaggaaaagaaacatgcagaaaCGAGAGCTAAATACTGCTGCGATCTGACTGTGCTCACCTGGATTGTCGTCCCGGATCGACGCCTTCAGCAGCCCTTTAGCATCTTCTGAGCTCCACGGACTGACAACTTTCAGCCCCGGGCAGTGCCCATACCAGGCAGCGAAGCACTGCGAGTGCTGTGCAGCAACGCCAGCTGAAGCCCCGTTGGGGCCGCGGAAGAcgatggggacggggatggtTCCTGCAGACATGTAGCAGGTCTTGGCGGCAGAGTTGATGACCTGGTCGATCGCTTGCATGGAGAAGTTGAACGTCATGAATTCACACACCGGCCTCAACCCCGCCTGTCAAAGTTAGATCGTATGTTACGTTTTAACGCAAAAAGCGgcttgttttgtatttcagttcagAAAGAAGGAGGGCGTACTGACCATCGCAGCACCAACGGCGATTCCCGTGAAGCCCATCTGGAAGAGGAGCAAACAGTGTGAGCGCAGAGCACGGCCCGCTGAGAGCCCCGCGGGGGAGCCCCGCGCCGTACCTCAGAGATGGGGGTGTCGATGATCCTCTTGTCCCCGTACTTCTTCCAGAGCCCCCTGGAGATCTGCGAAGCGGAGCGGCGTCAGACCCCGCCGAGCCCCCACCCCGGGCCCGGCAGCGGCCGCCCCTCACCTTATAGGCGCCGTCGTACTGGGCCACCTCCTCGCCCAGCAGGAAGACGCGCTCATCCCGCTCCAGCTCCTCGTCCAGCGCCTGGTTCAGCGCGTCCCGCACCGTCACCTGCGGGACAGCGGCAGCcgggcagggcggggcgggcgTCCCTCAGCGCACCCGCACCACCCCGCCCGTAGGGACGAACCCCTCGCCCCCGACCGCCCCCCTCACGGCCGCTACCTGGATGGCGGCGGG
This genomic interval carries:
- the PDHB gene encoding pyruvate dehydrogenase E1 component subunit beta, mitochondrial; this encodes MAAAGALRLLVPRGRLLPPRRGLRLSAPAAIQVTVRDALNQALDEELERDERVFLLGEEVAQYDGAYKISRGLWKKYGDKRIIDTPISEMGFTGIAVGAAMAGLRPVCEFMTFNFSMQAIDQVINSAAKTCYMSAGTIPVPIVFRGPNGASAGVAAQHSQCFAAWYGHCPGLKVVSPWSSEDAKGLLKASIRDDNPVVMLENELLYGVPFEMSEQAQSKDFVVPIGKAKIEREGTHVTLVAHSRPVGHCLEAASILAKEGVECEVINLRTIRPMDIETVEASVAKTNHLVTVEGGWPQFGVGSEICARIMEGPAFNYLDAPAVRVTGADVPMPYAKILEDNCIPQVKDIIFAVKKTLNI